The Stutzerimonas stutzeri genome segment ATTCATTAGCAAGAGCACCGAAGCGTTTGATGAGCTGTTCGGGGCGGGAGCGGAGCAATGACCTGGTTGATCGTTTTTCTAGTGATGGTACTGGTCGTGTTGGGTATGTCGGTCGGCGTGATCATGGGTCGCAAGCCCATCGCCGGTTCATGCGGCGGCATCGCCAACCTGGGTATCGAGAAGGAATGCTCGATCTGCGGTGGTAGCCGCGAGAAGTGTGAAGAAGTAAATGCGCAGGAAAGCCAGAACCAAAAAGCAGATCTCGCCTACGACGCGACCAGACGCTGACATAGCTGGCACTGACCGGGCCGGTGGCGATAGCGCATCGGTACCGGGCTTGCAGGTAAAAGGTGCCGACGCTGCTCGGCACTAGCGGCCGGGACCGTCCGGGTACGCCTGATGTGTGTTCCTGGCCAGCGTAATTCGTTAACGGCGGCAGGGTGGCCTGCCGCATGTTCAGGGGTGAATATGGCTGTCTACAATTACGATGTAGTGGTTTTGGGCTCGGGCCCAGCCGGCGAAGGCGCGGCGATGAATGCGGTCAAGGCCGGACGCAAGGTCGCCGTGGTCGATAGCAGGCCACACGTCGGCGGCAACTCCACCCACTTGGGAACCATTCCGTCCAAGGCGCTGCGCCATTCGGTACGGCAGATCATGCAGTACAACACCAACCCGTTGTTCCGCCAGATCGGCGAGCCGCGTTGGTTCTCGTTTCCCGACGTACTGAAAAGCGCCGAAAGCGTGATCGCCAAGCAAGTCAGTTCCCGGACGGGCTACTACGCACGCAACCGCATCGACCTGTTTTTCGGCACCGCGAGTTTTGCCGACGAGCAGACCGTGGAAGTCGTCAGCGCCAATGGCATGGTCGAAACGCTGGTGGCCAACCAGTTCATCATCGCCACCGGCTCGCGTCCCTATCGTCCCGCCGACGTCGACTTCACGCACCCACGCATCTACGACAGCGATACCATCCTCACGCTGAGCCATACGCCGCGTCGGCTGATCATTTACGGCGCCGGCGTGATCGGTTCCGAGTACGCGTCGATCTTCAGCGGCCTGGGCGTGTTGGTCGATCTGATCGATAACCGCGACCAGCTGCTCAGCTTCCTCGATGACGAAATCTCCGATGCGCTCAGTTATCACTTGCGCAACAACAACGTGCTGATTCGCCATAAGGAAGAGTACGAGCGCGTCGAGGGCGTCGACAACGGCGTCATTCTCCATCTCAAGTCCGGCAAGAAAATCAAGGCGGACGCCTTCCTCTGGTGCAACGGGCGAACCGGCAATACCGACAAGCTTGCGTTGGAAAACATCGGCCTGAAGGTCAATAGCCGTGGGCAGATCAAGGTCGACGAGCACTACCGCACAGATGTCGGCAACATATATGCCGCAGGCGACGTGATCGGTTGGCCATCGTTGGCCAGCGCGGCCTACGACCAGGGGCGTTCGGCGGCAGGCAGCATCGTCGACAACAACAGCTGGCGCTTTGTCGACGACGTCCCGACCGGCATCTACACCATTCCCGAGATCAGTTCGATCGGCAAGAACGAGCGTGAGCTCACCGAGGCGAAAGTCCCGTACGAAGTGGGCAAGGCATTCTTCAAGGGGATGGCCCGTGCGCAGATTTCCGCCGAGCCGGTAGGGATGCTGAAGATCCTCTTCCATCGCGAGACGCTGGCGGTGCTCGGTGTTCACTGCTTCGGCTATCAGGCTTCGGAGATCGTGCATATCGGCCAGGCGATCATGAATCAGCCGGGCGAGGCCAATACCCTGAAGTACTTCGTCAACACCACCTTCAACTACCCGACCATGGCCGAGGCCTATCGTGTCGCGGCCTTCGACGGGCTAAATCGGCTTTTTTGAGCGGCTCCGACCGGTGGCCTGAGCCGGTCGGAGAGGATACCCGGACGTGGCGCTGGCCAAACCGGGAAAGCTTCTGAGGGCAGACGAAACCGGCGGCCTGGCAGTGGCCGCTACTGATTAGTCCGTGCGTTGCGCAGGGTGGCGACAGCCAGACCGGGGAAGTCCGTGATCAGGCTGTCGACACCGAAATCGGCGAGTCGGCGCATCAAGGCCGGCTCGTTCACGGTCCATACCGAGACATGCAGCCCCTGCTGACGCGCCTTGGCAATCCGCTCGGGCGTGCACAATGTCCACTTCAGTGCCAACAGATCACAGCCATATTGCTTGGCCACCTTCAACGGATCGAGCCAGGCATATTCGGCTACCAGCCCGCATGACAGCTCCGGTGTCAGGCGCTTCAACGCCCTCAGCACCTCGCGAGATCCCGAGGTGACGGTGATCCGCTCGAGCAGGCCGTAACGTTGCGCCAACTCCCTGATGGCCAGCACCGAGCGTGCCGCGCGAACTCTGGATGCGCTCTTGACCTCCAGTTGCCAGTGTTCGAAATCGCACTTTTCGAACAGCTCCGAGAGTCGCGGAATCGGGCAGGGTTGTTTCCAGCCCGGGCCGCCTTGGCGCGCATCGTAATGAACCAGCTCTTCGGCATCGTGCTCCACGACCTTGCCGCGTCGCCCGGTGGTGCGCTTCAAGGTGGGATCATGGATGACCATCAGCTCGCCGTCCTTGGACAGGTGCAGGTCCAGCTCGCAGCGACGTACGCCGTGGGCCAGGCATTGCTGGAAGCTGGCGAGGGTGTTTTCCGGGGCTTCGCCTTTCGCGCCGC includes the following:
- the nqrM gene encoding (Na+)-NQR maturation NqrM, producing MTWLIVFLVMVLVVLGMSVGVIMGRKPIAGSCGGIANLGIEKECSICGGSREKCEEVNAQESQNQKADLAYDATRR
- the sthA gene encoding Si-specific NAD(P)(+) transhydrogenase, whose protein sequence is MAVYNYDVVVLGSGPAGEGAAMNAVKAGRKVAVVDSRPHVGGNSTHLGTIPSKALRHSVRQIMQYNTNPLFRQIGEPRWFSFPDVLKSAESVIAKQVSSRTGYYARNRIDLFFGTASFADEQTVEVVSANGMVETLVANQFIIATGSRPYRPADVDFTHPRIYDSDTILTLSHTPRRLIIYGAGVIGSEYASIFSGLGVLVDLIDNRDQLLSFLDDEISDALSYHLRNNNVLIRHKEEYERVEGVDNGVILHLKSGKKIKADAFLWCNGRTGNTDKLALENIGLKVNSRGQIKVDEHYRTDVGNIYAAGDVIGWPSLASAAYDQGRSAAGSIVDNNSWRFVDDVPTGIYTIPEISSIGKNERELTEAKVPYEVGKAFFKGMARAQISAEPVGMLKILFHRETLAVLGVHCFGYQASEIVHIGQAIMNQPGEANTLKYFVNTTFNYPTMAEAYRVAAFDGLNRLF
- a CDS encoding glycerophosphodiester phosphodiesterase → MTLIYGHRGAKGEAPENTLASFQQCLAHGVRRCELDLHLSKDGELMVIHDPTLKRTTGRRGKVVEHDAEELVHYDARQGGPGWKQPCPIPRLSELFEKCDFEHWQLEVKSASRVRAARSVLAIRELAQRYGLLERITVTSGSREVLRALKRLTPELSCGLVAEYAWLDPLKVAKQYGCDLLALKWTLCTPERIAKARQQGLHVSVWTVNEPALMRRLADFGVDSLITDFPGLAVATLRNARTNQ